Within Porites lutea chromosome 2, jaPorLute2.1, whole genome shotgun sequence, the genomic segment TTATCTGGCAACAATGTCGAGGCAAGAAGGATTCAAATGTTATTCTTATGAGAAGTTGAAAGATGAGTTATAAGAATTTGCCTCTTGCTTTCCATTTATGAATTCACAAGAGGTGGTTGATTGGGCGCGAGCGTGTCATCCGAATGTATCAGTCCACGACTATGATTCAACTTATAAGAAGTTTATGAAACACATAGCAACAACAATGCATCATGATATTATACTGGTTTATCTCATTAAAGAAAATCACTgctaaccagttactgatgagaAGCTCGAGGTTTTAGCTACAAAAGGCAAGGAGGTGTTGAGAATTTGTGGAAATATATGAGTGATATGAAATGGTCGCGGCGCCATAAACATTTTGTGGTTATTAATGATATGGAGGAAGTAGCGCAGCTGGATGTCAGTAATAAAATAATCGTACTACCTGAAAATGAGAAAACAGAGCCTGTTATTGATCGATATATTTATGGTACTAACTACTTTGTCGAATTCCTGTATTTCAATAACAATGGCCGGCTTGATAGGTTTCTTGACCATCGCAATAACATGTACGTGTCAAATGACATGTATGAGACTAGAGAACAGATTTGTGATCGTCTTTATGATAAGTTCAAGACAGCAgattttgttttggtcaaatcAAAGTTTTACAACTATGGCAACCAGTTTATTCAAACAAGTGTGAGGTTTTTTTACCTGAGAGTAGCTATGATATCAAGACTAAACAAGTGTTAGATGATTTTTATCCTTAGGCGCTTCAGTGGTGCAGCAGAGATGATCAACCAGATAACTTAGTCTCActtgatatttcaaaatgttaTCCATCAATTTTGATCCATAATAAAGAACCAATTCCGATCTACACGATACATGATATCATCGAGTCCTTTTCTTATAAACACCAACGAACTACTATGGTGAGTTTTATATTGACGAGTTTATAATCAAGCAGTTTAGTGCTGATATCAAGATTAAGACTGGATTTTATAGTAAAAACTTAGTTAACCATTTAGTCAATAATGCCCGCATACCTTATTCTAAGATCAGGTATTTCATCAGAGCACGGCAAACTTTGAAGCCTGATACTTTTACTACATTCCTGACTTATCccttaacaaaatgaaatatacttATAATATACTCCGAACATACATGAAGTATACTGCACTGGGTATACTTTAGGTATACTTGATGTATACATTTTGTATACACTTGATGTATACTTTTTGTACTAGTAATTTGGAACACCCCGATGTATACAAAAAGTATACCTCTCCAAGAGGATGTATACTAATGGTATACATGCTTCATACACAGAAAAGACCACAAAAAGTATACTTTTTGTATAACACTTGCAAAAAGTATACAATTTGTACACTTCTAAATTAAGTTGCTGAAACCCATAAATTTCAGTAAGGACAAAGGCATGCATGACCACCCTGGCTCTACATAAATTCACTAAAAAATGTTCAATATTTGCTTGtaacaataaattttatttggAGCTTTTTTAACAGTAACAGACGTACAGTatgtcaataatttttaaaacacaatATTATTTTCACTGTAGAAATAGCTTATATATTGTACTTAAcatttaataaatattttttcataattatttcaAACCCAAAGACTGCTTGCTGAAAAAGGACAATAACCGAATGCCCTAACAAACTTGCAATGAAATTAGTAATCTGAATCAGGCCAACTACTTATCTGTCACaacattaactttttctgcgtacataattatattacagaagaaaaaaaattaagcttttCACTCATCCTTCTTTAACTTTCTTGATTCCAAAGCACTCAGCTTGTTTCTTAAAGCCAGCTTCAGAGAGGACTCAGTTGGCGAATGCTTTTGGTATTCTCTCATGACAAATCCTGTAAAGAGGGTCAAAAATCATTACAACATGAGTAGTGAATTTATGGatgggaaaattaaaaaaaagcagtTTCTGAGAGACTATTAATTTACATAGTCATCATGTTATTGCACACATACCTATAATGCTTTGAAGTATCTCCTTGTCTGGGCATTTCTTTCCATTTGCTCCAGTCAGGTTCATCCCCACCAGCTCGTCGTTTGTGTAAAAACAGTTTAACAAAAACGATGCCGCTGACTTATACGACGCTCTGGCCATTGCTTGGTGAATATGGTTCTGGTACACAAAAACTTGAGAACCAGGAGTCAACTCTACCATCTGTTggaattaagaagaaaaaacagcCATGTTATTTTTATGATAGCAATTTTATATAGACATACACACCTGAACAGCCTGTATAATAATTCCACATGTTCTGCCGCATGTCACATTTCAAATGCTCAAAAGACATTGACAACTTTGACACATAACAAGGGCGTGTAAAGAAAGTCAGCTTACAGTTTACCCTTTGGGCAAGTTGTGGCTTGCAGGGACTAGCCCAAGGAAATGCCCcacaaaagtaaaagaaaaaaagggcaaGGAAAGCAAGAGGTGAGGACGAgggaaagtgaaaaaaacaGTCGTGGAGGCAGTGAACTTTTTTACCTGATGCCTGAACTTCAATGCTAAAATTTAGCATCAGAAACTATCAGCATTGTACTTGAATTGTTAGTATGTCTTTCGGGTAGTTCACATCTACATTGTAGATCCTTTTCAGCCTGGTAAGAACCAGAAAAGGTCTTAAATGGCTCGAAAGAGTGGTTTTCTGCTGCATATTATCTGGGAGCAAATGGGTTAAACTGTAAGCCTGACTAGGTCTAGTAGGGTCGAACCTCTTGCAAACATCAAATTAGCCATTGACGACTACATGATTTGCACAAAAACTTTACACTGATTTGTCTACAATAGCATGCACATTCTGTGATTAAAATGGTGAATGAAGTGCTTACCTTAAAGCGTTCTGCTAGAATGGGACTGATCTTTCCAGGTCTTGGAGGATcagaaacttaaaaataatgataggAATGACTATAGTTATTAACAAGATCGAAAGTTCACCTTGCATGTAATTATATAGTTTTGTTAGGTTATAATAGTTACGAATAAATACTGCATATTTAACCgagttcatttatttttctggtaCTCAATGATCAATTAtctccttcataaaaattaagaacctacttagcctaaattgGCAATACGTACCCCAAAATACATgaacctattttgccagacttcaaaaaagtaggttcttatatgcagGTGTTTACTGTAATTAGTGGACAAAGACCAGACAGTGGATCGATCGATCCACCACCAAAACAGGGTGCCCCCAAGCAGACTAACTGGATTATGTGCATCCCTTTTTCTAATACCCcttatttcttttattcacAACAAGActgcttgttttcttttaactctcattctttaattttcagggATTATCACATAAACTTCCTCATACATACCTTGACCTTGCAAGCTCTTTAATTGATCTTCAAGTTCCCTCACTCTCTTTTTGCGTGTTACGCATGATGGACAATACTCTTCTTCATCTGAACTTGAGAGCGGCTGTGGTAGAACTCGTCTGGGGCATTTACCACCCACAGTTGGTCTGGCTACTAAGTCTTGTCTTCTGTTTGGAAAATTTCTGGGTGTGTTTGTCAGTGGGGTTCTTTGTGCTCCTGAAATGGTGGCTTCTTTCTGTTGATTTGGTATTGACAGTGGCACTTCTGTTAATCTGCCACGCAGAGTTGTCAGAGGAGATCTTGACACTGGTGTGGTGGAATTTGGCATCTGCTGAACTGGTGTTGTGGATACTGGTTCTTCCCACACATCCTGCAGTGTGGTCAGAGAGGTTCTCTGCAGTGATGGAATTGCTGTCTGACAAATAGATGGTGTGGTTGGTGGGTCCTCTGAATTGCCCTGCAGCATGTCCAGTGTCTTTTGAAGCTGTGAGATTGACAACACTCTTTCTGGTGTGGCACTCCGTAACTCATTTACTGTGTTCTGAAGACGATGAACAGGATTTGATGGTGGTGTTGATGAAGTTGTGAGATCCACACACTCTGAGACAACATCGGAATCAAAGGGATCTTCTGCACTTTGATTACTCACCAAAGCAGTCATCCTTTCTAGCAACATGTTATTTCGCTCAGTAAGGGCCTGCCGttccttttctctttgcttattTGCCTGCTCCTTTTCAATTCGCTTTCGCTCCTTTTCTGCTGCATCATCATGATCTTTTCGGGCATTTTTCTTCCTATTTTGACTTTCACTGTCATTTTCTTTGCTTCCTCCAGCTTTCTTTCTGCCCTCAGAGGTCTTGGgtttttttttggaaggttCATCATCTTTAAGAAATAACaggataaaataataatgtataagaaaaaggtctgaataattgagtctcccaaaaacaatgaaTTTGTAGTAGCTGTAACAAAATACAGCCAAGCCTGTTTATGACAGTCACCCTTGGGAAATGGCCAGGTAACCATTATACAGGTCCACTACACAGACAATATACGGCTAAATTAATATTTGGGAACCTGTCCGGTGACCGTAATACACAGGGTGACCGCTATATACAGGGCGGTTATACAGGTTAAATGTTTTTAGAACtttgataattattattttattatctaCCTCTGTAAATTGAAATTTAAGGGAACAAGGAGCAACCACCTTCAATAATGTCCTCAGTGACTAGTTTTTTATAACACTTACATGTAGTTCCCTTTTCGCGGTGACTTTAAACCATTATATGCTGTTAGTGTCAAATAACAGCTTACTGTACCTTGACTGGTTTCATATCCATCAAGTCGTTTATTCTTTGTTCTCTTTCTCTGCTTCTTACTGGGGGATGAATTCTGTTCACAGTTTGAACTGTTTTCTTCTGTTCCAGAATTTCCAAGCTCCTTGTCTAAAACACTTCTAGCATCACTCATACTGTCTGAAAAAGGCCAGTTAATAAAAAAAGGGTTAGGACTCTTTTTTGTGTGAGAAAGAACGATTTCTTTACCCCTCTTAGCAGTCATTCATGCAGAGGCAAAATAACAGTCATCACTTTACAACTGTAAATgtatatttattatcattatcagtaagttttttttcttatgtggTCCAGAGTTCTGACAGATGCACAAGTACATGCTCATGACAGCTTAAATCACTTGAACTATTAGTCTTACCATGGAGAGAGAGAATTTTTCCCCTCCAAATTTCTCCATCATATTGCATTTCAGCAATGGCCCCAGCTCTTACACTTTCCTTGACAGCTAACTTCTTCACAATAATCGCTTCCAATTCACTTCTTCCATTTGGTCGATTCCATTCAACTACTGCAAAGCCATTTGGTTTCACCTACAAGGGGTAGTTAAAAAAAGTTATGAAAGTATTCTAGCACAATGTAAACAAATTTGCTCTTTCGATGTCAGAGAAAAGCACACACATTTAATAGTTTTGGTAATCTGAGACACCAGTCGTGGGTcccatttttttgtttggaatCATGAATAACAAAAACCTGAGCCTGAAGCTCACAGGAATATGTGCACATGTATGGGAAACTACCTTCCCGGTTAGTTACTTTTGATCCAAGAAATACAAGAAATGGCGGCCCGGTCTCCGTTCACAGTCCCTGTTACCCATGCCGGCAGTCAAGGTAATACAGCGTTGATGCTTGTTAATTTCAAACATGTTTTAAAGGGGGCACAAAAATTTTAGAACACTCACCAAAGTCATTATTTCAAGGAACTGTACTACTTCGACGCAATCGTCAGGGATATATAAGGGTATATATTTTGGTTAACGTTCGCAATATCAATTTTGCCCTCGCCGAGAACGATTAACAAGTAGTAAAAAAGTTGTGAGTTAGTTATACTAAAGAAAGTTAGTTATTAATCGGTGACAGAAACACATGAGCGGTTGTTCAATCAGGCGTTACTTATAGTTTCTGTTGGTGACCAGTGGTGAATATATCAAAGCCTTTTCATAAAAAGACTGAAATCAATGACAAAATTGAAATGCGAGTCATGAACGTGGAAGAACATATTTGCAGAAATTATAAATCACTGAGGTTAAAAGAAAACGACAGGAACCATGGATGTCAAGATTCAAATGATCACGCTTCTACTCCCGATGCTGTGAAAGTCATATCGGGTCGTGATCGACTTGTGACAAGCCGGTCGACTGCgagaaagccagtaaaaagtCTAAAACGTTTCAGTTCGTCCTCTGTTAGTATTTTTCCCTTTAAATATCCTTAACTACAGGACGCTCTTTTAGAATTAAAAATGACTactgaaaattaataatttctcAAGTCTTTTACACTGGAAGCTTATAAGCTTAAGTATTTATtggggtttacctcggtgtaaaaacctgtgaaactcaCGAGTGACGTAAAACAATGAATACAAAGGAGCCACtgagaagtcaacacaatagagccaaggaaaacaatagctagaaaacaaagaaaaactttacaggtttttacaccgaggatgagcatTTATTGTCGCGTTCTTATTTGAAATGCACTAGCTGAGCCCGATCGAGTTGTATCAGTTCCAGTTCGCAGACACAAAGATAAAATGAATTTTACGCTGCGAATGTATCAAAGAAGTTCTAAGAGAACAATTCCCTGGCTTGAACGCTGCATTCGACCTGAATGAAGAAGGTAaacttttaccattttttctcaCCGATTTAAGTAGAACCGTTGAGCTTACCTATCACCATAATTGCTATTAAAAAACGAACTAAAACGTGACCTGATTAGggtttttcaggtttttttatACAGTTTAATGTACTCACCATTTTCCTGGATACTGGATTGCCCGAAAAAGGGGAAGCGACAATAAACGTTCAGTCGAAAAAGAGTCTGATGAACCAAGCAATTCACGTTTCACAGCTACTGAAGTTTCGCGCCAAGATCTAACACATACACCGACAAACGTGCCGCAAAAAATCCCgccaaaaggaaaacaaacagaCGCCGACGTATTGAGCATGCGTAATATCTGCCTGGGTCGATCGGCTTTTATACGAACACAACATGGCGACTGGAAATGCAAAAGAAACACGTAACTCTAGaagttgtgaaaaaagaagaggtACTTACCTGTCTTATCTGTCACATCCGTCGTTGAAAGTTCCCAGAACGTCAGAGTATCGCCAGAAACTAGCTAAAACTTATGATAGAGAAACGAATGCGGTATCTTGTAGCGACACTGTTGAACATTTTGAGTCAGAGTTCCTGGACTACTCATATGCATCTCAGGGGATCGAAGAATACTCTCTGGAAGACCGTAATAATGTTGATTTGTTGAAAGAAGATGGTCGGCCAGCTGAGGTAGAAAATGACAGAGAAGGCCGCCCAACTAGAGACTCCATCGCTGATGAAATGTTAAAGGGGCTCCTGAACAACACGGCAGTTGAGCAAGACAGCTGTGATGAAATTTCGCAAGTTTTTCCTGAAGATCCAGCGCTTGATACAACGTACGGATCTAGCGAGTTTCATGAGGATTTGAACGAGCAAGATAATGACGTGGATGAACTTTCGGAAGCGGAAGATAGGAATGAAAGCAGCACTCAAGATGACTACGTGAAAATTACTGAGCTATCCTTATCACAAGACACCCCTTTATACGAGGGGTCCCCCGTTACTTTTTCAGTTAGCTTGCTGCTGATTATTAGCTTCGCCATAAGGCATAATTTGAGCGGACTGGCTTTGGCTGACCTTTTGACGTTAATTAACATTCATCTTGTTGTACCCAACTGCTTTGCTAAATCGACAGCTGTTCTCAACCGATTCTTTCGAAAGCTTAAGAAGCCTATCGAGTACCActattattgttgttgctgttttgagTACATTGGGCTTACAAAGACCTCCTGCTGTTCTAACAAGTATTGTCTGGtagatttttccaaaaaaggtGCACTGGCCTACTTCATTGTCCTACCCTTAGTCACACAGCTTCAGTCATTGCTGTCAAGTAAGTAGATTATCTGCTAAGGTATAGATCATTCCTTTGGTATCAGGTCACTTCCTTCCAAGTCAGTTCGTTCTAAGTAGATGTCCCACCTGTTACTAAATGATACTAAATAACAAAGAATTTCTCATTATCTTTATCCACTACCATGTTAAGTATCCCCTGTCACTAAATAATGCCCCACATCAAAGGATTTCTCGTTCTTttgggtttacctcggtgtaagaatcgtgcactttttcttttctttgtacttCATGTTTTCCCAGGCTCTTTTGATGGAATGAAGTGACTGTAAGGGCCTCCACTGACTAGAAATTTAGTTGTCGACAACGTTTTGTTTTCGACAACTAAAtgttatcaacaacaaaaaaacgcaGTGTGTAAGACGGGTTGTTGACAACTAAATGCTAAATTTTGCTGTTGTTGACAACTTAAACATTGTCAttgtcgcaaaaaaaaaaaaaacgtttttgacaACTAAATATCTAGTCTGTAGAGGCCTTAAAGCATTCACtcaatacatgtattttaaccATTCATCAAACTGAAACAATGTTACATATGTAACTGGTTGTTATCACTTGTTAATGCATTGACAGTTAACATTAGCAGTTCGTGATCAATAATAGGAAAAATTCCAAGATTTaaatgaaaaagattttttgcagtcttgttacatgtacatgtattcaggAAATATTATCATTTGCCTCAGTCAAACAGAACCTCTgtgtgaaatttattttctcactcttatgtattgttttcaaatatttgttttgtttcttaggGCCAGAAGTACCTGATTTTCTGCAGTATCGTGtcacaagacaaaaacaaaactcagaTGCCATTGAAGATATCTTTGATGGACAACTGTATAAGAAGCACTTTGGGGAGGACGGATTTTTTAGGGGTTCATCCACACAGGACAAAAAGACACAGATCCATTTGTCCCTGCAAATAAACACGGATGGAGTTGCAATTTTTAGGTCTTCAAAATTTTCCATATGGCcggtttattttattgtcaacGAATTGCCTCCAAATTGCAGGTATGTAATAAAAGCTTGAATTTTTACCCTTGATTAAACATGTGCTGTAAGCGTTTTAAACAGCTTCAaacctcctcccccccccccccagccgaGTATTTCATTTCTATAGTATTGctaaataatatataatttctctttttttttttgaagtattGATTAAAGAATGTCAAACCAAAGTAACCAAAATAACAATGGTTGTAAAGTATAGTcatgtaaataaattaattgtggAACTGAAGTACACAGTTTAAGCATCTACTTGCCTTCATGATGCCACTACCAAAGAGAAAATTCCACAGTTAATAAccaataagagaaaagaaattgtGAGAGAAGAGTATCACTTAATCTAACTGCAACACATCATAATGAGCACTGATAATTTGCAGAATTGCTAACTAGTAAGAATTGTTTGTAACTCATTCTTTGCTTGGTAACTGACCTATCTTGAAATGGAccgcttttgctttttttctcattaaaaaaacatattcacattttttttttgttaaaaaacttCATTCTTTCCCTTTATTTTCTGTCCCTACAGGCAGCAGAGAAAGTACCGCATGTTTGCTGGGCTTTGGTTCGGTGTCTCCAAGCCACATTTCCAAACATTTATGCAGCCATTCGCAAACTCACTAAATGATTTATTCTTCAAAGGTAAGGTTTATGTTTTGAAAATCAGTCCCCATTTTTTGTATTACCTTAAAGCATGCATTTATCTGCTACATTCTAATGTACATATATGCACACTGTAGTCACAGCTACTCTCTAGTATACTATTAGTTCAGAATGTTCataataaatacattgtacAACTGTTGCTGTTTGACATAATTATTACTCCCCGAACTATATATAATTTACAAAgggggacaaaggaaattgagtcACTATAGAGTGACTCACCGGACAACTTCCCTAAAACTTTGCTTTATATTTTCTGTAAAGGTGACCTGTATATAGTGGTCACCTGTTAGTGTGCGTAACGGATGCAGTCACCCTTTAGACTTAGATGCTATTCATTAACTTCCAGTAGAGTTTAAAGAGAACCTGTATATAACGGCCACTTGGCCATTTCCCAAGGGTGACCGTTATACACAGGTTTAACTTACAACTCTGACTAAAGGAGATTTGGCATAATACATGTAGATACAAATGTGTGCTTTAAAttattgaaaattattttcaatcattATTTAGCAGCTACATGTATGTATGAATTTCAAAATGCTTTGATGTGTTATCTGTTATCAATTAACTTTGAAGTCTATAGAAATTCTGCTGCCCTCATTTCTACCCTATGGGTCAACATCTGAATAGTCAGGatttttttgctccttttttaTAGGGATTGATGTAAAGCTGAATGGCAAGAACATGTTGCTTCGCTGTATTTTACTCTTAGGGACATTTGATGCCCCAGCAAAGTGCCTTTTCCAAGAGTTTTGTCAATTCAATGCCTTTTATGGTTGCCCATACTGCCTGAGCCCTGGCAAAACTGTGCAGACAAGTAGCAAAGGGCACACTCATGCTTACCCATTTGATGAAGCAAATCTCAGAACTGGTCATGGGGAACCAAGAACACATGAACAGACATTAAAGTTTGCAGCTGAAGCTACCAAGGAAAGTGCTCAAAAGGGCATCCCAAGTAGTGTTAAAGGGGTTAAAGGCTATTCATGGTTTATGTTTATTCCAAAGTTTGACATCATTAGAGGAATAGCCATTGACTATATGCACAGTACATTACTTGGCGTGGTTAAGATGTTGCTTACCCTTTGGAGTGACAAGACATATAAAGCAGAGCCATGGTCTGTCTgtaaaagaatgaaagaaattgaagaGAGGTACCTAAAGATTAGTCCTCCTTCTTGCATCACGCGCCTTCCCAGAAGCCTGATAGCAAACTTTGGGCATCTCAAAGCATCTGAGTTAAGGACTTTCCTGTTGTTCTACTCTGTTCCATGTCTGTATGGTATTCTTCCAGAAGAGTACTTTCAGCACTACCTTCACCTTGTGGAAGCCATTTACCTTCTTCTCCAGGATTCTATCTCTCCGAATGACATTGTAAAGGCCTCTGCTTTAATAAAGCATTTCTGTATCAGGATAAAGGAACTTTATGCAGCCCGCTATGAAACTTTTAATGTGCACTGTTTACTTCACATGACAGAAAGAGTGAGAGATCTTGGTCCACTGTGGACTCACtcttgtttttgctttgaaGACTTCAATGGGGAATTAAGAAGCTTATTTCATGGTACACAAAGTGTGGAAGAACAGATTGTGACAGCTGTCAGTGTGCAACAGAGAATACCTGAGTTGGTTCCTCTCCTCGAAAGTGGATCTATGGCTCAAGAACTTTATGAACACCTTTCAAGAAAGCGTCCCCTTGCttccaaaaaggaaaaacttcCAGGCAACAGCAACTGCAGCATCGTGGGCAACTTACAAAATTATGTCTTTACTGCTGTTGAGCGAGCTGTAGTCGAATCCCTAATTGGGCCAGTTCAAGAAGTGTATCAGTTTTTCAGATTACTCATTGGAGAGCAACTGATTCACTCCAAGTTATACAAAAGCATGACAAGGAGAAACAACTTTACAATAGAATTTAAAGGCAACAGTGGGGATTCACCACCTTCATTTGGACAGATTTTGTTCTATTccaaaatatatttacattgCCCCAACCCTTCATTTTGTGCTAACTCATGTAAATGTAGGAAGCCACTGTTTTATGCATTGGTCAAAGTTCTGAAACCTAACAAGACTTTAGCAATTGCTAATGATCCCTACACTGGTACTGCTGTTTCTCACCTGGTTCCAGTCATCAGGAGTGACAATAATTGTATCACTGCAATTCCAGTGGACAACATTATTCGATTATGCTTTTTTGTTGACTGTGGTAATGACAATACTCCCTTTGTGGGAATGTTTCCTAATCAGTACGAAAAAGACTAAAGCGTTTGAGTGGTTTTTTTGCAACTGTAAGTGCATGGTAGCACCATCAGAGCACCGTCACAGATACATGTAACATGCAAAATTATGATCCTGCAACACGAATGGGTAGGTTTCAAGTGAATTTttgagagagaaaagaaaatgtgtgCCATTTATTAAAAGCTGCCATCTTTTCCTGTCAGGGCAcgtaaacataattttttttattaaaactagcttcttttaatgtttttattataGCAAAATAATGTTGTGTATCTTTCGAAATTGCATGACATTGACCCCTTAACGAAGATTGTGTATGACATATCAGTCccaaaaatgttgatgttgttgCTGAATTTCTCACAATGCTAATTCTTACATGAACAATggacaatattattttataagcATTGGCCAGTGAGTGATGAGTTGCAAAGAGcgaaatatataatttttaaattactgCAGTTTTACAGATCTATTAGAGATATGTCTTGTTTGTCCAGTTCTTGTTGTTCAAACGTATTCCTTTCATCAGCATTTGGAATTTCTCAGAGATTCTCTAATCAGGTACATGTAAAACAGTATTCTAGAGTTTGTTTCACTGAAATTATTTTTGGTAACCCTTCAATTCAATCAACATATGTGTTGTTTTTCTACTTTTGTTCctgctttaatttaatttttcttttgtttgggcATGGTAATGTATGTGAAATTTAAACCAGGGAAAagttgaactacaacatatactaTATATTTATATGTTGTTATATATAAACTGTTTATGCTATACAAAGTATACAAAAAGTATACATCAAAGCTTTACTTCCTAATCAATGAAGATGTTTTTTATACAACTTGGCATCAATGCAGCACTGATGTATACTTATTGTACACATCAGTGCTGTTTGAAGGCCTTGAGGTATACTTGTTGTATACGTCATTGCTGCTTTAAAGTCCTGAGGTATACTTGTTGTATACATCATTGCTACTTAAATGCAAGTGATGTATACAAAGAGTAtacatcattttttt encodes:
- the LOC140928469 gene encoding uncharacterized protein isoform X1, whose protein sequence is MATGNAKETRNSRSCEKRRGTYLSYLSHPSLKVPRTSEYRQKLAKTYDRETNAVSCSDTVEHFESEFLDYSYASQGIEEYSLEDRNNVDLLKEDGRPAEVENDREGRPTRDSIADEMLKGLLNNTAVEQDSCDEISQVFPEDPALDTTYGSSEFHEDLNEQDNDVDELSEAEDRNESSTQDDYVKITELSLSQDTPLYEGSPVTFSVSLLLIISFAIRHNLSGLALADLLTLINIHLVVPNCFAKSTAVLNRFFRKLKKPIEYHYYCCCCFEYIGLTKTSCCSNKYCLVDFSKKGALAYFIVLPLVTQLQSLLSRPEVPDFLQYRVTRQKQNSDAIEDIFDGQLYKKHFGEDGFFRGSSTQDKKTQIHLSLQINTDGVAIFRSSKFSIWPVYFIVNELPPNCRQQRKYRMFAGLWFGVSKPHFQTFMQPFANSLNDLFFKGIDVKLNGKNMLLRCILLLGTFDAPAKCLFQEFCQFNAFYGCPYCLSPGKTVQTSSKGHTHAYPFDEANLRTGHGEPRTHEQTLKFAAEATKESAQKGIPSSVKGVKGYSWFMFIPKFDIIRGIAIDYMHSTLLGVVKMLLTLWSDKTYKAEPWSVCKRMKEIEERYLKISPPSCITRLPRSLIANFGHLKASELRTFLLFYSVPCLYGILPEEYFQHYLHLVEAIYLLLQDSISPNDIVKASALIKHFCIRIKELYAARYETFNVHCLLHMTERVRDLGPLWTHSCFCFEDFNGELRSLFHGTQSVEEQIVTAVSVQQRIPELVPLLESGSMAQELYEHLSRKRPLASKKEKLPGNSNCSIVGNLQNYVFTAVERAVVESLIGPVQEVYQFFRLLIGEQLIHSKLYKSMTRRNNFTIEFKGNSGDSPPSFGQILFYSKIYLHCPNPSFCANSCKCRKPLFYALVKVLKPNKTLAIANDPYTGTAVSHLVPVIRSDNNCITAIPVDNIIRLCFFVDCGNDNTPFVGMFPNQYEKD
- the LOC140928469 gene encoding uncharacterized protein isoform X2 is translated as MATGNAKETRNSRSCEKRRGTYLSYLSHPSLKVPRTSEYRQKLAKTYDRETNAVSCSDTVEHFESEFLDYSYASQGIEEYSLEDRNNVDLLKEDGRPAEVENDREGRPTRDSIADEMLKGLLNNTAVEQDSCDEISQVFPEDPALDTTYGSSEFHEDLNEQDNDVDELSEAEDRNESSTQDDYVKITELSLSQDTPLYEGSPVTFSVSLLLIISFAIRHNLSGLALADLLTLINIHLVVPNCFAKSTAVLNRFFRKLKKPIEYHYYCCCCFEYIGLTKTSCCSNKYCLVDFSKKGALAYFIVLPLVTQLQSLLSRPEVPDFLQYRVTRQKQNSDAIEDIFDGQLYKKHFGEDGFFRGSSTQDKKTQIHLSLQINTDGVAIFRSSKFSIWPVYFIVNELPPNCRQQRKYRMFAGLWFGVSKPHFQTFMQPFANSLNDLFFKGTFDAPAKCLFQEFCQFNAFYGCPYCLSPGKTVQTSSKGHTHAYPFDEANLRTGHGEPRTHEQTLKFAAEATKESAQKGIPSSVKGVKGYSWFMFIPKFDIIRGIAIDYMHSTLLGVVKMLLTLWSDKTYKAEPWSVCKRMKEIEERYLKISPPSCITRLPRSLIANFGHLKASELRTFLLFYSVPCLYGILPEEYFQHYLHLVEAIYLLLQDSISPNDIVKASALIKHFCIRIKELYAARYETFNVHCLLHMTERVRDLGPLWTHSCFCFEDFNGELRSLFHGTQSVEEQIVTAVSVQQRIPELVPLLESGSMAQELYEHLSRKRPLASKKEKLPGNSNCSIVGNLQNYVFTAVERAVVESLIGPVQEVYQFFRLLIGEQLIHSKLYKSMTRRNNFTIEFKGNSGDSPPSFGQILFYSKIYLHCPNPSFCANSCKCRKPLFYALVKVLKPNKTLAIANDPYTGTAVSHLVPVIRSDNNCITAIPVDNIIRLCFFVDCGNDNTPFVGMFPNQYEKD
- the LOC140928472 gene encoding uncharacterized protein; its protein translation is MVKPNGFAVVEWNRPNGRSELEAIIVKKLAVKESVRAGAIAEMQYDGEIWRGKILSLHDSMSDARSVLDKELGNSGTEENSSNCEQNSSPSKKQRKRTKNKRLDGYETSQDDEPSKKKPKTSEGRKKAGGSKENDSESQNRKKNARKDHDDAAEKERKRIEKEQANKQREKERQALTERNNMLLERMTALVSNQSAEDPFDSDVVSECVDLTTSSTPPSNPVHRLQNTVNELRSATPERVLSISQLQKTLDMLQGNSEDPPTTPSICQTAIPSLQRTSLTTLQDVWEEPVSTTPVQQMPNSTTPVSRSPLTTLRGRLTEVPLSIPNQQKEATISGAQRTPLTNTPRNFPNRRQDLVARPTVGGKCPRRVLPQPLSSSDEEEYCPSCVTRKKRVRELEDQLKSLQGQVSDPPRPGKISPILAERFKMVELTPGSQVFVYQNHIHQAMARASYKSAASFLLNCFYTNDELVGMNLTGANGKKCPDKEILQSIIGFVMREYQKHSPTESSLKLALRNKLSALESRKLKKDE